From one Oceanispirochaeta sp. M1 genomic stretch:
- a CDS encoding Rpn family recombination-promoting nuclease/putative transposase, with protein MHHAHASFNSLTSLQGRSPDQAIVKDGISKDVHLRPSFHICEFYQSLDKSNMQKLPAVFPLLLYNGDAKWTAESSFENLIEPTIPGRYVPRFEYFKVLENEFSPDVLFQIRNVVSAVFYIENSGIEMPFKRSQKAVYYGKG; from the coding sequence TTGCACCATGCACATGCATCATTCAACTCCCTGACGTCCTTGCAGGGACGAAGTCCCGACCAGGCAATTGTAAAAGATGGCATATCGAAAGATGTACACCTCCGTCCCTCTTTTCATATTTGTGAGTTCTATCAGTCTCTTGATAAAAGTAATATGCAAAAACTTCCGGCTGTTTTCCCTTTGCTTTTGTACAATGGGGATGCCAAATGGACTGCTGAATCTTCTTTTGAGAACCTGATTGAACCAACCATCCCAGGACGTTATGTCCCTCGATTTGAGTACTTCAAAGTACTGGAAAACGAATTTTCTCCTGATGTACTGTTTCAGATCCGTAATGTTGTTTCGGCAGTTTTTTACATTGAGAACTCAGGAATTGAGATGCCTTTCAAAAGAAGTCAAAAAGCTGTATACTATGGTAAAGGATGA